The DNA sequence CCTTAGAGGAATTCAGGAGTGGTTTGTTAAGGAGCAGGGGATTTCCATTGCCTCCTAAAAAAAGACCTCTGCCTTATCAGACTCCAGCCAAGGAAGCCAAAGGACACAAAACCATATTCGaccaagaggagagagagagagagagagagagagagagagagagaaggttccAGCCTGAGTGTCTACAGGTTGTTCTCACACACAAGGCCATTCCACAGCCTCAGAAACAGGAAGGAAGTTCTGGTTTGAGCAGCAACAACCTAGAAACAAGCAAGCCCCAAGCCCTGTTTGAGTCAGTTTCCCCTGACAAGCCACAGGACTCTGTGTGAGACAATACAGACTGAATTACTACTGAACAGCCTGTGCTGCTTGAGCTCTCCATTTTGAGAGAGTAGAACTCTTCACAACCCTGTTGTGTAAGTGTATAATATTAGTATctatatatgtacatataagaTTATTTATTGGTGTTATCACTGAAAACATATCTTTGTGCTGATGTGTTGAGTCCTGTCTGTTGTCCAGCTGTTACTGTGGTTGAATATCCAGTACATATCTTTATTGTATATCTAAGACTGCACAGACTAGTTTTAAGAGGACTAACTTCCAGGCTCGGACTGTTATCGCTGTCTATCAGTAGTGTTATCAGAGGACAGTGTTTCTGTGTAATAGGATTCACTGCTCCAGGTTTAAGGCCTCTGGCTACAGTCCTCTGTCCTTCTGTCCCACATAAAGACTCAGGGTAACAGCACCACAGACGTGGGAGGCCTTCTAATTGAAACAATGGACAGAATCATACGTCCCCATGTCCCCTCTAATGGCTGACTTTGACACCCCCAGTTCACTTCAGAGCCCCGCCCCACGCCCAACCCAAGCCAGGGGCATCGCCTGCTGAACCACCCacagccccctctctctaacaaagacacagacacacaaataagCTTAATGTCCATGTCCTGCCTCAGGCGGCAGCCTGTGACCATCCCCATGGATACCGTCAAGATCATCCAGTCGGAAAAGTTCCCCCGGGAATGCACGGTGCCAGTCACCCAGCCTTGCTTCACCCCTCCCCCGCGGGTGGcatgggatggagggggagagggagagatcatTGTGAACCAGGCGTGCAGTGACCTAGCCCTGGAGATGACCTGCACTGACCTGGCCCCCACCAgacccatggtctcatctccccCAGCTCCCATGGCCCGCATGGGCCGCAGGGAGAGCTACCTGGCCCAGCGCAAAGCCAGCGCCGCAGAGATCTGCTACCACCAGTTCCACTACAAGATGGAGGACGTCATAGTCAACCAGTACGTGCTGCGTtcttcttccacctcctcctccacctcctcttcctcctcgggGCCCGTGATGCCCTGTGAGCCCCTGGACTGCCCCACTTGCGGCCACACCTACAACTTTGCAGGCAAGCGTCCACGCATCCTCTCCTGCCTGCATTCGGTGTGTGAGGAGTGCTTGCAGATCCTCTACGAGTCCTGCCCCAAGTACAAGTTCATCTCGTGCCCAACGTGCAGGCGTGAGACGGTGCTGTTCACTGACTATGGGCTGGCTGCCCTGGCCATCAACACCAGCATCCTGAGCCGGCTGCCCTCTGACCCCAATGGCCCGGTGCAGTGGGGCGGGGAGGCCGACCGGAGCTGCTACCAGACGGTACGCCAGTACTGCCAGTCAGCCTGCACCTGCCAGATCGCCAACCCCCTGTCCTCCTGTGGCATCATGTAGAGATCTAGGCAGGGGCCAAACTGGCATGCCTCCTCACTTCTCACATACATACAACCCGCCTCCTCTCTTCTCACGTACATACAACCCGCCTCCTCTCTTCTCACGTACATACAACCcgcctcctctcttctcacttacATACAACCCGCCTCCTCTCTTCTCACGTACATACAACCCGCCTCCTCTCTTCTCACGTACATACAACCCGCCTCCTCTCTTCTCACGTACATACAACCCGCCTCCTCTCTTCTCACGTACATACAACCCGCCTCCTCTCTTCTCACGTACATACAACCCGCCTCCTCTCTTCTCACATACATACAACCCCACAcagatgtatctctatatttaaTAGCACAGATGGATGCTGTCTGGTTCAAATGGATCGTGAAGGACACTGTCTTGCAGACGAAAACAGGGAAATagcaaataaatgtattttatgtaTGAAGTATGaatcctattccccctctcttGTTCGGATGTGTTTGTCATTGACATCTCTTTACATGGGAATGCTAGGGGAGGCCTATCCCCTCAACCTAGGTCAATAAAGAATAAACAAATGATTTTAAAAAACCCACTGCTGTTTGGTCTGAACTGGCTGTAGATGTTCAGTCATGTAGAGACTATTATATAAGGTTGTTAGGTTGATGATTTAGGATGTTTATACATTTATCTGAAGTCACACCTCTGTCTTGTGGTGAAAGAGGAAAAAGCCCTATAGCTCAGTTCATCATCAGACTAACTCCTCCGCGCGTCATTACCACTGCACTGTTTACTGTCAATAATAAGCGGTACATTGGTAATCGTGTAAGTGTAATTGTTATGATGAACAGCCTATACATTTCCCCACAGGGTTATTTGGAGTGCTGATGACTTGTCAGTTACTGTAAATAAATTGGCCCTTTTCTCATGGAAGATTTTATTTTCCTGGAACTAATCAAGTGCATAACAACTGGGGTAGTCATGATCAAGTGCATAACAACTGAGGTAGTCATGATCAGGTGCATAACAACTGGGGTAGTCATGATCAAGTGCATAACAACTGGGGTAGTCATGATCAAGTGCATAACAACTGGGGTAGTCATGATCAAGTGCATAACAACTGGGGTAGTCATGATCAAGTGCATAACAACTGAGGTAGTCATGATCAGGTGCATAACAACTGGGGTAGTCATGATCAAGTGCATAACAACTGGGGTAGTCATGATCAGGTGCATAACAACTGGGGTAGTCATGATCAGGTGCATAACAACTGGGGTAGTCATGATCAAGTGCATAACAACTGGGGTAGTCATGATCAGGTGCATAGCAACTGGGGTAGTCATGATCAGGTGCATAGCAACTGGGGTAGTCATGATCAGGTGCATAACAACTAGGGTAGTCATGATCAGGTGCATTGCAACTGGGGTAGTCATGATCAGGTGCATAGCAACTGGGGTAGTCATGATCAAGTGCATAACAACTGGGGTAGTCATGATCAGGTGCATAACAACTAGGGTAGTCATGATCAGGTGCATAACAACTGGGGTAGTCATGATCAGGTGCATAACAACTGGGGTAGTCATGATCAGGTGCATAACAACTGAGGTAGTCATGATCATGTGCATAACAACTGGGGTAGTCATGATCAGGTGCATAACAACTGGGGTAGTCATGATCAGGTGCATAACAACTGGGGTAGTCATGATCAGGTGCATAACAACTGGAGTAGTCATGATCAGGTGCATAACAACTGGGGTAGTCATGATCAGGTGCATAACAACTGGGGTAGTCATGATCAGGTGCATAACAACTGGGGTGGTCACGATCAGGTGCATAACAACTGGGGTAGTCATGGAGTGGAGATCCAATAAAAGGAGCATAAATTATATCACGGCTTCAATCAAGATCCAGTAAGGATGAAGAAATCTCTGTTACGATTGCATTAATAAGTGCCTCAAATCTCATAAATTGGGTATCGTTATAGTTTGTTGCAATGAAGATCTAATCAAAGTATGTTTCATATCTTGGTACAGGGCATAGCAGCACAGAAAAAGTGTTCTGAACAAACATTACAGTCTCATTTAAGACAGCATatttattcttcttttcactctaacTACAGAAGGCAGGCAGTATTTTGGTATACTTAAAAGGTCCAaagcagccgtttttatctcaatatcaaataatttctgggcaACAATCTAGCACCATGCTGTtcttgttttcaattaaaatggtcaaaaagaaacataAATAGCTTCTTAGGAAAGCGCAATATCTCAagaaagaattttgctaggactgtctgggagtggaaAACTGAAAATTTGCTGTTATGTTAGGAACTCTCTTTCTAAtttgtctattaactaatttaccacatggtgatgtcaccatttcaagtggtcttttcaaacagcacttacactaaaagggcattatcacaaGTTTCACAAtttcagtattattccaacctcaatgtggaaatatactgctcaaaaaaataaagggaacacttaaacaacacatcctagatatgAATGAAAGAAatgatcttattaaatacttttttctttacatagttgaatgtgctgacaacaaaatcacacaaaaataatcaatggaaatccaatttatcaacccatggaggtctggatttggagtcacactcaaaattaaagtggaaaaccacactacaggctgatccaactttgatgtaatgtccttaaaacaagtcaaaatgaggctcagtagtgtgtgtggcctccacatgcctgtatgacctccctacaacgcctgggcatgctcctgatgaggtggcggatggtctcctgagggatctcctcccagacctggactaaagcatccgcaaactcctggacagtctgtggtgccacgtggcgttggtggatggagcgagacatgatgtcccagatgtgctcaattggattcaggtctgaggaacgggcgggccagtccatagcatcaatgacttcctcttgcaggaactgctgacacactccagccacatgaggtctcgcattgtcttgcattaggagtaacccagggccaaccgcaccagcatatggtctcacaaggggtctgaagatctcatctcggtacctaatggcagtcaggctacctctggcgagcacatggagggctgtgcggccccccaaagaaatgccaccccacaccatgactggcccaccaccaaaccggtcatgctggaggatgttgcaggcagcagaacgttctccacggcgtctccagactctgtcacgtctgtcacgtgctcagtgtgaacctgctttcatctgtgaagagcacagggcgccagtggcgtatttgccaatcttggtgttctcgggcaaatgccaaaagtcctgcacggtgttgggctgtaagcacaacccccacctgtggacgtcgggccctcataccaccctcatggagtctgtttctgaccgtttgagcagacacatgcacatttgtggcctgcaggaggtcattttgcagggctctggcagtgcttctcctgctcctccttgcacaaaggcggaggtagcggtcctgctgctgggttgttgccctcctacggcctcctccacgtctcctgatgtactggcctgtctcctggtagtgcctccatgctctggacactacgctgacagacacagcaaaccttcttgccacagctcgcattgatgtgccatcctggatgagctgcactacctgagccacttgtgtgggttgtagactccgtctcatgctaccactagagtgaaagcaccgccagcattcaaatgtGACCaacacatcagccaggaagcataggaactgagaagtggtctgtggtccccacctgctgaaccactcctttattgggggtgtcttgctaattgcctataatttccacctgttgtctattccatttgcacaacagcatgtgacatttattgtcaatcagtgtggcttcctaagtggacagtttgatttcacagaagtgtgattgacttggagttacattgtgttgtttaagtgttccctttatttttttgagcagtgtatatataaaacactGGATAATCACGTTTTTTACTGTACTGGCCCTTTAAAAAAGACCAAATGTGAAAATAATCATCCTGTTGCAGACATGGGGACCCATACAGACATGGACAAGTGgtgaaatacactgagtgtacaaaacattaaggacacctgctctttccataacataggctgaccaggggaatccaggtgaaagctatgatcccttatgtacgtcacttgttaaattcacttcaatcagtgtacatgaaggggaggagatgggttaatgaaggatttttaagccttgagacatggattgtgtatgtgtgggcaagacaaaagattgaagtgcctttgaacggggtatggtagtaggtgccaggcgcactggtttctATCAGGAAATGCAATgcttctgggtttttcatgctcaacagtttcccctgtgtatcaagaatggtccaccacccaaaggacatccagccaacttgacacaactgtgggaagcattggagtcaacatgggccatcatccctggctgccaaaggtgcttccaccaagtattaactatGGGGTGTGAAGACAAACAATCAATACgtcttcattttttattcatttggaaaatgttctttgaaaatgttatttgtttttcttaaacctttattttatcagggagtcatactgacaCCAAGGTgtattttacagatgagccctgaattacagaaattacagaaaatacacacatgaaatagaaatacaaaatgcAACCTGAAAGAAAACACGGTCAATAAAACAAACACAttaatcagtaataaggtcctcaatcagctttctgaatttccctagagcaggggtattcaactcttaccctacaaggtccggagcctgctggttttctgttctacctgataattaattgcatctgcctggtgtcccaggtctaaatctgtGGGGAAAACAATGGggaaaaagcagtggaactgacTTCAAGGTCCTGAGTTGAGTTTGAAGGCCCTAGAGGAACCAAAATGTCaaatttaagaacattttgaagaatgttccacaaataaggagcaagaaaacaaaaagctgatttacctaactcagtagagaccaaaggaatttccagagttatCCATCCCTGAGACCTGGTGCGGTGACTGatatgtctaaagtttagtaatgATGTTAGACACAGAGGGactttttgtaaaagggctttatacatgaaaacatagcaatgtatcaacatgaaaacatagcaatgtatcaacctacgtgacatcaaagagggTCAACCAACttcctggtagagaatgcagtgatgagtactaaAATTGTCATCCGTAATAAAGAGCAGTgtgctatgataaactgcatctaacggctTTAATGAGGTGGCAGCTGTGTTCATACAGATAATGTCATCATAGTCTAGGACTGATAGGAACgtcgactgaataatctgctttctactatttacCGAGAGGCATGACCTCTTtcttagttttacctgcattcagtactaatttcaggtcaataaTGTTTTTCTGTAATACAATGAGGGCAGacttcagatagagcctggtcaagTGTTTCGGCAATAGCATCCACAACAGTATCATTGGCAGGTTGTCAATTTTGGTAATATAAACAgtaaaaagtacaggacccagaatCGACCCCTGCGGGACACCTTTCGTTATGTCCAGAAAACCTGATTTAAGACCATCACATTGAGttttaaaccagttacatgcagcctggtctagGCCAATTGAGGAAAACCTTTAAATTAGCAGTGAGTGATCAACAGAATCGAAGGCCTTTGACAGGTCAATAAAGGGGGCAGCACAACGTTGCCTTTTATCCATACAGTTAACCACATCATTTATAACTAAATAactaatggggcggcaggtagcctagcagttaagaatCCCCGGAAAATCTGGCGATGTAccgttgagcaaggcacttaaccctaattcgtcctgtatgtcgctctggataaaagcatcggctaaattactaaaatgtaaacgtaaatAACTAGGGATGCAGCAGAGATAGTGCTATGACCTGGTCTAAAACCCTACTGATGTACAATTAGAATACATTTCAACAATAAGAAGGATCTTAGCTGAGAATTATTCAAGGATTCTaatattttaactaggcaagaaagTTTAGAAATAGAGCGATAATTATTTAGTTCACAAGGGTCACCACTTTTGTGAAGGGGGAGTACATGGGCCACCTTCCAAACgttggggatagtaccagatataaTCATCAGGTTAAAATATGGGTTAATGATTCAGCAATCAGGGGGGCAGAGAGCTGCAGCAAAAATGGACCAAGCATATCAGTCACAGTGTATTTTTATTTACATCAATCATAAGCAAGGCATCTAGCACATCACAGGTAGTAAAATGTttaaatgaaaacaaagattAACTACAAGTTGACGGGTTAACTGTCGAGTCAGTGAGAGGCTGGCAGAGTGAAGAGCAGTCTATTGACTGACCAGGGTCAATTAAACCACCGTTTCTCTCAAGTAAAAAGCCTGCCGAGATAAAATGACGATTAAAAGCATcacttatcccattcttctcagttATAATGCCAGATTCAGACAGGACTTGATTAGGCAGGGAAGAAGAGGAATTTGCATGCTTCAGTGCATTTACTGTTTTTCAAAATCCTGAGATAGAGCTTAAAAAAATAGCttgatttatactgaacaaaaatataaatgcaacatgcaacaatttaaaagattttactgagttacagttcatagaaggaatttaaataaattcaataGGCCTGAACCTATGGGTTTCacaactgggcaggggcgcagccatgggtgggcctgggagggcataggcccacccacttgggagcccacaaaagggctttattacagacagaaatactcctcagcaccccccctccccctccccctcctcagacgatcctgcaggtgatggaagagggatgtggaggtcctgggctggtgtggttacacgtggtctgcggttgtgaggccagttggatgtactgccaaattctctaaaacgacattagaggtggcttatggtagggAATTGAacatttacaacatttttgagaaataagcttttagttCTATGGAAGATTtgggggatcttttatttcagctcatgaaaaatgggaccaagactttacatgttgcgtttatatttttgctcagtatagcTTTCGTAATGGAGATAGTACATCTGTTTCTCAGTTGTCCGAAAGATTGTCAGATTGACACCTTTCAGTTTTCCTTGCTTTGGCCCAGGTCTGATTTTACATCTTAATGAGCTCAGATAGCTCATAAGAAAACCAACGGTTATATTTATCTTTACCTCTGAATTGTTTAAAAGGGGCGTGTATATGGAGTGAAAAAATATGGAGGAGACATTTTCTAGAGCCAACTCAGGATCCTGAATACAAGAGAGAGTGGCTAAAtcagattataaactgggtggttcgagagctgaatgctgattggctgaaagccgtggtatatcagaccgtataccacaggtatgacaaaacatttatttttactgctctaattacgttggtaaccagtttataatagaaaaTAAGGCACCTTCGGGGTTTGTaatatatggctaatataccatggctaaggcctgtatccaggcactcagcGTTGCGTCGTAcggaagaacagcccttagccatggtatattgaccatataccacaccccctcaggccttactGCGTATTTTGCTGTTTGGTATCTTTAAAACATACTGTGGGACAATGATCACTGTGATCACATTAAAATTCATATTTAATTACTAAGAATTAGACAATAAATATACATGTCAATATCCATATAATGAGATGACTAAATAGATTTGAGTCCTATTCCTCCACAGcttggtgcaaaaagtgctaCAGTATGTGTCCTCATTCTCCAAGTCTTAGAGGAGGAATGTTACCAATGACTGTAATGTTGGAACATTCTGCTCTTCTCATTCTGGCACAGCTTTCCTGCTCCTGAACAGCTGTCCCAACCAACGCCCGCTAGCTTTCTTCACGGATGAATTCATCTGTTGGCTTTATGTGAAAGACAAATCATGCACCAGAACCATTAAAGATTACACTGAAATTAATATTTATGTCTTACAACATAATTCCTTAGATGTACAGCGAGCACTGGTGTACCACATCCCACTCCGGAGCCCCCATTGTGGGGGGCCCCACAAGCACTGTTTGGGGGCCTTTCCCCCCAagatagcatatgaacacgtCATAAGCCATAGCAAAATGTTTAGAGTGACAGGAAATTAGTTTTAAAACTGAaacattttctctctgcctcatggcaaaatgtgtagaatagcaggaaattagctttaaaactacaCAATTTTCTCTTAGCCTCTTGGCAAAATGTGcaaaatagcatgagattagctataaagttgcacatttttctctctgccccatggcaaaatgtgtagaagtcctaaaacatatttttgggggggcagaAAGACCTTGCAGGGGGCCTCGCGAAACTGAGGTAGGCCACTAACATAAGCCTATGTGTGATTGTAAACAAAGAGGCCATTTGGGATGGGTCAGAGTGAATTTTCATGAACAGATGCCTAGGCTAAATATGTGCTCTCCACAGCTCCTCAGCACACTCTGCATTATCTATGCAACAGTGCATCATTCCCATTTGGCTGCCATGTTAGAGCAGCCATGGACATTTTCTAAGAGCATCATGCACAgtatgacaacacacacacactgtcctctagGTGTCAATGTTGTCTCACCTGCTTTTCTCTGTGGTCTCCCTCTTCAGAGAGCCAATCTTCAGCTTCCAGGTCTTTGTCCTACTTCCCTGTTCTTTCTTTCCTGCTTCttctttttcctggagagaaacatACAGTAGATATTTGTCAACAGAGACATTGATGCAGACTCATTCAAAAAACATTTACACATAGACACAAGCATACAAGCACACTTTCACACATACATACTCTACCATAGGTTTGCATGCATCTagcaacacacacaaatacaaaaatatagcttaaaatcaaaatcaaatcaaactttatttgccaaaTGCGCAGAACACAAGTGTAAaatttaccatgaaatgcttacttacacacccttatccaacagtgcagttcaagacgaagaaaatatttaccaagtagactaaaataaaaagttataataaaaagtaacacaataagaataacaataacaaggctatatacagggggcaccggtaccgagtcagtgtgcaggggtacaggctagttgaggtaatctgtacatgtaggtgggggtgaagtgactacgcATAGGTAACagacaaacagcgagtagcagaagTGTACAATTGTGTCTATTTCAGTGTGTATACAATataagtaagtgtgtgtgtgtgtgcgtgcttgcttgTGTTCGTGTGTTCATGCATACATGTATGCTtgttcttgtgtgtgtttgtgcatatatgcatgcttgtgtgtgtgtgtatgtgcgtgtgtgtgtgtgtgtgtatgtgtgcgtgtgtgagttgAGTTCACATCATCTCACCTGCTTTTCATCATCCTCGGGATGCTCAAGTAGATACTCTATAGTCCGGTACCTCCTTCCAGACACTTCCTTCCCCTTCTCTAGAACACACACAATTCAAAACCTGCAGTTGCAACCTAAATACCCCAATGATGACACAGTATTTTACTGTTTACACTGGGGAAATTAACATTGGATTGTAACTCACTTAGATGTCCCATCATGAGTGTTATGTCCGATGTTGACCTAAGTCGAAAATGCTGATGCACATTACTATTGCTATCAGATGATTGGTAGGGTAAGTCCTCATAATCTTTGACTTCAAGTCTTTCATTGGCAGAGGGGCCGCCTTCCTCAGAAGCCTTGAAGTCACACTGGTTGCGTTCTGAATTCTATACGGATAGAAACATCAAGTCAAATGTTGGTTAattacagttgatgtcggaagtttacatacaccttagccaaatacatttaaactcagtttttcacaattccttacatttaatcctagtaaaagttccctgtcttaggtaagttaggatcactactttactttaagaatgttaaatgtcagcataatagtagagagaatgatttatttcagcttttctttctttcatcacattcccagtgggtcagaagtttacataaactcaattagtatttggtagcattgccttcaaattgttgaacttgggccaaacgttttgggataccttccacaagcttcccacaataagttgggtgaattttggcccattcctcctgacagagctagtgtaactgagtcaggtttgtaggcctccttgctcgcacacactttttcagttctgctcacaaattttctataggattgaggtcagggctttgtgatggccactccaataccttgactttgttgtccttaagccattttgcaacaactttggaagtaagcttggggtcattgtccatttggaatacccatttgcaaccaagctttaacttcctgactgatgtcttgagatgttgcttcaatttatccacataattttcctgccacatgatgccatctattttctgaagtgcaccagtccctcctgcagcaaagcatgatgctgccacccctatgcttcaccgttgggatggtgttcttcggcttgcaagcctcgtccttttttctccaaacacaacgatggtcattatgaccaaacagttctatttttgtttcatcagaccagaggacatttttccaaaaagtacgatctttgtccccatgtgcagttgcaaaccgtagtctggctttttatggcggttttggagcagtggcttcttccttgctgagcggcctttcaggttatgtcgatataggactcgttttactgtggatatagatacttttgtacctgtttcctccagcatcttcacaaggtcctttgctgttgttctgggattgatttgcacatttcgcaccaaagtacattcatctctaggagacagaacgcatctccttcctgagcggtatgacggc is a window from the Salmo trutta chromosome 23, fSalTru1.1, whole genome shotgun sequence genome containing:
- the rnf208 gene encoding RING finger protein 208, translated to MSMSCLRRQPVTIPMDTVKIIQSEKFPRECTVPVTQPCFTPPPRVAWDGGGEGEIIVNQACSDLALEMTCTDLAPTRPMVSSPPAPMARMGRRESYLAQRKASAAEICYHQFHYKMEDVIVNQYVLRSSSTSSSTSSSSSGPVMPCEPLDCPTCGHTYNFAGKRPRILSCLHSVCEECLQILYESCPKYKFISCPTCRRETVLFTDYGLAALAINTSILSRLPSDPNGPVQWGGEADRSCYQTVRQYCQSACTCQIANPLSSCGIM